The nucleotide sequence GCCGGTCCGGCGCTCGTCATCATCGCGGGCATCCTCGTCACCTACAGCCTCGCGGGCCTGTTCGGCATCGCGATCGCGACCACCACCATGCTTGCTCTGGCCGGCATGATCGTTGCGCTCGACGCTTTCGGTCCCGTCACCGACAATGCCGGCGGCATTGCCGAAATGGCTGGTCTGCCGAAGGAAGTGCGCAAGGCGACCGACGCGCTCGACGCGGTCGGCAACACCACCAAGGCCGTCACCAAGGGCTACGCCATCGGTTCGGCTGGCCTCGGCGCGCTGGTGCTGTTCGCGGCGTACAATGAAGATCTCAAGTTCTTTATCGCCAACGCTGCGAAGTATCCGTACTTCCAAGGTGTCATTCCTGACTTCTCGCTGAACAATCCGTACGTCGTGGTCGGCCTGCTGTTCGGCGGTCTGCTGCCGTACCTGTTCGGCGCGATGGGCATGACCGCAGTCGGTCGTGCTGCCGGTGCGATCGTGGAAGAGGTTCGTCGCCAGTTCCGCGAAAAGCCGGGCATCATGAAGGGCACGGACAAGCCGGATTATGGCAAGGCCGTCGATCTTCTGACCAAGGCTGCGATCAAGGAAATGATCATTCCGTCGTTGCTGCCGGTACTGTCGCCGATCTTCGTCTACTTCGCGATCTATGCGATTGCGGGCGGCGGCGCGGCCGGCAAGTCGGCAGCGTTCTCGGCGGTCGGCGCGATGCTGCTCGGCGTGATCGTCACCGGCCTGTTCGTTGCTATCTCGATGACCTCGGGTGGCGGCGCATGGGACAACGCGAAGAAGTACATCGAGGACGGCCATTACGGCGGCAAGGGTTCGGATGCTCACAAGGCAGCCGTGACCGGCGACACCGTCGGCGACCCCTACAAGGACACGGCTGGTCCGGCCGTGAACCCGATGATCAAGATCACCAACATCGTGGCCTTGTTGTTGCTGGCGATTTTGGCGCACTGATCGCCACAATCCTGAAATCGAAGAACCCCGCGGCTCACGCTGTGGGGTTTTTCTTTGCGCGGACGCCACACGTGATTGTTGCGATTTGATGACAGGTTGAATCGTTATCCACGCCGAAAATTTTGAAAGGCGATGAAACCCGATCGCGATTGCGTGCGTTGTCTCCGGTTAAGCAAGGGAGGCTACAGATGGCAGCAGACGACGGCGATCCGTTCGAGCAGGGGAAGCTCGCACGATTCAACAACGAGCCGCACGACAATCCCTATCCGGAAAACACCGAGCAGCATCAGCGGTGGGAGGCCGGTTATAGATTCGTTGAACAGGGTTTGATGTCAGTCTGACTTTACGCTTTGTGAAACAGGAAACGGCCGCCTTGCGGGACTTCGCAAGGCGGCCGTTTTGTTTTGGAAAAAACCGCGTCGCGTGGAGCGTCAGTTGACGTCCATCTTCAGACCTTCCTTGTTGATGATGCCCGCGAACTTTTTGATCTCGGCATCGATAAAGGCCGAGTACTGCTCGGGCGTTCCGTAGTCGGTCACGGCGCCCATCGCGGCGATGTTCTTCTTGATGTCCTCGCGTGCCAGCATCTTCTTGATCTCGGCGTTGTACGCATCGACGATCGGCCGCGGTGTTCCAGCCTGCAGGAACATCCCGAACCAGGACGAGACGTCGAAGTTTGCGAGCTCCGGCGCGCTTTCGCGCATGGTCGGAATATTCGGCGCCTTGAAACTGCGCTCCGGCGTCGTCACGGCCAGCGCGACGAGTTTGCCGTCTTCCACCTGCGGCAGCGATGGATAGAGGTTGTCGAACAGGATCGCCACGTCCCCACCGAGAGCGCCCGTCAGAGCGGGGCCAGCGCCCCGGAACGGAATGTGCGTCATCTTCACACCGGTCAATTGCATGAACCAGACGGCGGTCAGGTGCGGGCTTTGCCCGACCCCCGACGTACCGTAGTTCAGCTTGTCCGGATTGGCCTTGAGATAGGCGATCAGTTCCTTGATCGATTTGATCCCGCTCGAGGGATGCGCCGATACGATATTGGGAATACGGATCGCATTGGTGACCGGTTGCAGTTGATCTGCCTTGTAGGGCAGGGACCGGAAGATGCTGAAGGCCACCGCGTTCGGCCCCGGATTGCCCACGAGGATCGTGTTGCCGTCGGGTTTTTGCTGAACGAAAAACGAGGTGCCGATAGTACCGCCGCCGCCGGACTTGTTTTCGACGACGGCCGATATGCCCCATGCCTGCTGCAGGTGTTGTGCGAGGTAGCGGCCGATCACGTCCGTGCTGCCGCCGGGCGCTGCCGGCACGATGATCCGCACCGTGTCGGTCGGCCGCCAGTCGGCGGATCGCGCCGGGCGCGGCCAGAGCGGACTTGTGGAAAGGGCCGCGGCGCCTGTCAGCACGGTGCGGCGAGATAGCGAACGCGTCATCGGTTATCCTCCCAGATACATCTCGTTTGCGAGATATTGTTGGAAGGAAGCGTAGCGGGCAGGTTCCGTGTCGGCAAGCGCAGCCGTTACGCCGGATATTCCGCTCAGCAGAATACCGGCAGTTGAACTGCCGGCGCGAGCAGCGACATCAGTTCGGGCTGAGAAGCTTGAAGATCGGTGTGAGGTAGCTCATTTCCTGACCACTGGTCGGGGTGGTGCGGCTGATGAAGTCGAAGATCTTGCCGTCCTGGAGTCCGTAGTTGGCCACGCGCTGGACCGTGCGGTTCTTGTCGAAATAAATCGCGATCACCCGCTGATCGATGACGCTCTGTTGCATGAACGCGACTTTGCGTTCCGAGCGCTGGGAAATGTAATAGAAGACCTCGCCGCTCAAGGTGGCGACGGTGGATGGTGTTCCCATCACGATCAGAACCTGATCCTGGCTGGCGCCGATCGGGATTTGCTCAAGCGCTCCGGGGGGCAGGATGTAGCCCTTCTGGAACTGCTCGCCGGTGCAGGCGGCCAGCGCGGCGCACACAAACATCATCGCAGCCGCCGCGCGCAGGCGCGCCGCAAACCGTCGCTCTCCGGCGATCTGAAGACCGGGCTGTCTGAAAACCGTCATGTCGCGCGTGGCCTTCCTCTTGCCTCTTGCATCAGCCGAAGCGTTGACGTACCGGGCAGAGCTTCCGATTTCAACACACCGGGGGCCGTCAGGACGATCATGGATCGCCGCCGGCTTCGACGTGGAACCGAAAAATGCTTTGGCCGTTCAATCGCTTCAGGAACCCCACCGTCCCGCGCGGCACCATTGAAGCCATCTATGGCATGATCGTGGCGCAAGCGCGAGAACCGGCGTTTTACGCAAGCCTTGGCGTGCGCGACACGGTTAATGGCCGATTCGACATGCTGATCCTGCATCTCTGGCTGGTGCTGCGCCGGCTGCAGTCGGTGGAGGGTGGAAACAGCATGTCACAGGCGCTTTTTGACCACTTCTGCGCTGACATGGACGACAACCTTCGCGAGATGGGGGTTGGCGACCTGACCGTCCCGAAACGCATGCAGGCTTTCGGGGAGGCGTTCTACGGACGCTCGGCCGCCTACGATCTTGCTTTTGAGGCGGGTGACGAGGAATTGGCGCAGGCGCTGTCCAAGAATGTCTTCAACGGCGAGGCCGCTGATGGCGCGAGGGCGCTCGCGGCCTACGTTCGTGAAACCAGCGACAACCTCGCAAAATCAGCCGACGAGGCCGTTCGCAAGGGGGCGTGGACGTTCCCAAAGCCTGTGGCCGACTCCCAAGGCGGTGTGTCATGAGCAAGGTGGGTCATATGCCGAATAGCGATCTTCCCTGGAGCTTCCCCGTTCTGGTGACCCAGTTGCCGGAGGCCGGGCTGCATCAGGTGCTGGAGGCCACCCCGACCCAGCGTGGTCTGCTGGCCGCCGCTGCCGGCGTGAATGCGGTCCTGCGGGCCGTGGCGACGCTCGACGTCATTCCCGAGGCGGGAGGCATCGTGAAAGTCACCGGCACGGTCAGGGCGCGGGTGGAGCAAACCTGCGTCGTGTCACTCGATCCCGTCGAGAACGATATCGAGGAAGCGATCACGGCGATCTTCGCGCCGCCGTCGCAAATTGCCGTTAGTCCGAAATCCGTCCAGAAGGAGCAGGGTGAGGATGCCGAAATCTCCAATCCTCCGGAGCCCATCGTCCACGGCGCCATCGATCTCGGCCAACTGGCGGCTGAGTTTCTGGTTCTGGGAATAGATCCCTATCCGCGCAAGCCGGGTGTGGCGTTCGCTCCCCCTGAGACTCCTGAGGACCCGGACGAGCATCCGTTTGCAGCCCTGAAGGCGCTCAAGGAGAAGCCGGGCGGGCCCAAAGGCAAAAAAGCCAAGTGAAAATGACGCAGCTGCAGCGGGCGCTTGACCGAAGCCTTGGCTTGGGTCAAGCCGTTGTATCGCACCACAAAAACGCTATTGTCGCTGGCCCGGCTGGGGTTGCGCTGTCAGTGGCGTAGACTTCCGCCCACCGCCGTCGGAGACGATGGCTTCCAGCTCGCGGCCTGTCGCTTCGAGGCCGCAACGATCAGGTTTCCGGGACGCTTATGCCGCAGAAGGTTCGAATCGCGCTTGACGCCATGGGCGGCGATTTCGGTGCATCGATTATCGTTCCAGGCGCGGCGCTCGCGTTGATGCGCCACAGCGACGTCGAATTCCTGCTGTTTGGCGACAGCACGCTGATCAATGCGCAGCTCGACACCCATCCCGCGCTCAAGGCGGTCTCGCGGGTCTTCCACGCCGACATTGCGATCAGCATGGACGAGAAGCCCAGCCAGGCGCTGCGACGGGGCCGCAAGTCCTCTTCGATGTGGCTGGCGATCGACGCCGTGAAGAGGGGCGACGCCGACGTCGTGGTGTCGGCCGGCAACACCGGCGCGCTGATGGCGATGTCACGGCTCAATCTGCGGATGATGCCGGGCATCGACCGGCCGGCCATCGCGGCGGTATGGCCGACGGTGCGCGGCGAGTCCGTTGTGCTCGATGTCGGCGCCTCGATCGGCGGCGATGCCCGTCATCTCGCGTCGCTCGCGATCATGGGTAGTGCGATGGCAAGCGTTCTGTTCGATCTCGAACGTCCGACGGTCGGCCTGCTCAACATCGGCGTCGAAGAAGTGAAGGGCGTCGAGGCAGTCCGAGGAGCTGCCGAGTTGCTCCGCGCGATGAACCTGCCTCAGCTCGACTTCATCGGCTTCGTCGAGGGCGACGGCATCGGCAAAGGGGCCGCCGACGTCATCGTGACCGAAGGATTCAGCGGCAACATCGCCCTGAAGACCGCGGAGGGTACGGCACGGCAGATCGCGGAATATCTGCGCAGCGCCATGAGCCGGACCTGGCGCTCCAAGCTCGGTTACATCTTCGCACGGGGTGCTTTCAACGCGTTGCGTGATAAAATGGATCCTCGCAAGGTCAACGGCGGTGTCTTTCTCGGGTTGAACGGGGTGGTCATCAAGAGCCATGGCGGCACCGACGCTGAGGGCTTTGCGTCGGCAGTTGACGTTGGCTATGACATGGTCCGCTACGATCTCCTGACCAAGATCAATCAAACACTCAACCGCGACGGCCACGCTCTTTCGATCGTGCCAAATGCGCAGGAGGCTGTCTCGTGACTGTGATGCGTTCGGTTGTGCTCGGCTACGGCTCTTACTTGCCGGAGCGCATTCTGACCAATGACGAATTGGCGAAGATGGTCGATACGTCGGACGAGTGGATCGTCCAGCGCACCGGGATTAAAGAACGCCATATTGCGGCCGAGGGAGAGTTCACCTCCCATCTGGGCCTGAAGGCTGCGCAGGCAGCGCTCGCCAATGCCGGCATCGATGCGCAATCGATCGATCTGATCGTGCTGGCGACCTCGACGCCGGATAATACTTTTCCTGCAACCGCAGTAGCGATCCAGAACGGCCTTGGCATTCACCATGGTGCTGCGTTCGACCTGCAGGCGGTGTGTACGGGTTTCATTTTCGCGCTGGCGACGGCCGACAATTTCCTGAAGAGCGGTGCATTCAAGCGCGCGCTGGTGATCGGCGCCGAAACCTTTTCGCGCATACTGGACTGGAACGACCGCGGGACCTGCGTTCTGTTCGGCGACGGTGCGGGCGCGGTGGTGCTTGAGGCGCAGCCGCAGGCGGGAACCACTGCCGATCGCGGCATTCTGACCACGCATCTGCGTTCCGACGGCCGTCACAAGGACAAGTTGTTCGTCGATGGCGGGCCGTCCAGCACCCAGACCGTAGGCCATCTGCGGATGGAGGGCCGTGAGGTGTTCAAGCACGCCGTCGGCATGATCACCGACGTCATCGTCGACGCGTTCCAGGCGACAGGCACGACGGCGGATGATGTTGACTGGCTGGTTCCCCATCAGGCCAACAAGCGCATCATCGATGCATCGGCCAAGAAGCTGCATATTGCGCCGCAGAAAGTGGTGCTGACCGTCGACCGTCACGGAAACACCTCGGCTGCTTCGATTCCCCTCGCGCTCGCCGCGGCTGTCGATGACGGGCGCATCAAGAAGAACGATCTTTTGATGCTGGAAGCGATGGGTGGCGGTTTCACATGGGGTTCAGCGCTCTTGCGCTGGTGAGACTTTTGCTAAAGTCTGATGCAAATTGAAACAACTTCATGCTGTTGCATCGATGAGCAAGGTTGACCCTTGGTCGCTAAGCTCATAATTTCAGAACATAATATTTTTCGCCGTGAGCGGGGCAGGCGATGACCGGAACCGGGAAGACAGTCACACGCGTTGATCTGTGCGAAGCCGTCTACCAAAAGGTAGGACTGTCGCGCACGGAGTCGTCTGCGTTCGTGGAACTTGTGCTGAAGGAGATCACCGACTGCCTTGAGAAGGGCGAGACGGTGAAACTGTCATCCTTCGGCTCGTTCATGGTGCGCAAAAAAGGCCAGCGTATCGGCCGCAATCCGAAGACCGGAACGGAAGTGCCTATCTCGCCGCGCCGGGTTATGGTGTTCAAGCCATCCGCGATTCTCAAGCAGCGTATCAACGGGAATGGCAGCGGCAGTGACGACGCCAACGGCGCTGACGACTGACGTTAGGACGGCGGCTTTCAACGGGGAGCCTGCACTTGGACAAGGCGCCGGACGCGTTTCGGACAATCAGCGAGGTTGCTGATGACCTTGATGTGCCACAGCACGTCCTGAGGTTCTGGGAAACGCGCTTCAACCAGATCAAGCCAATGAAGCGGAGTGGCGGTCGCCGCTATTACCGCCCCGATGACGTCAACCTGTTGCGCGGCATCAGGCGGCTGCTGTACGGCGAAGGATACACCATTCGCGGGGTGCAGCGTATTTTACGCGAGCACGGGATCAAATCGGTCCAGAGCCTGACGGACGGCTCGGCCGATCACGCCACCGCCTTGTTCGACGGACCATCGTTTGACGGGGAGAAGGACGATCACGCCCCGGATCTGGCAAGTCCCGATATCGACGGTGATGACGAGTTGGATTCTCACGAATCCATCGAAGGACCGGAAAGGGATTACACCGCCCCGCTGGCGTTGCGGGACCTTGGACCGCCGCTGTCGGACATGGCGCCGCCGAAGGCGGTGATGCCCAAACCCGTGCAGCCGGTTCCGGCAAACGGGCCGTCAGGTGCCGAGGCCTACGCCCCGCCGAGCGTCCGGAAAAGCGCAAGGCCGACCGATCGCGGCAAGCTTCAGGAAGCGCTCGACGACCTGATCGGCGCACGCGCGCTGATCGACCGGGTGCTGAAGGACAACTAGGAACATCGCGCGAGCGTGAGGCGCTCCCGAACACACAATCATGAGCCGATGATTGTCAGACGTGATCACCAGCCAACGATCGTGAGCGGATGATCACGCCTCCTGGAAAGAATAGATCTTGATTCCGATCTCCGGGCTGCAAACAGCGATGTTGTTTCCATGCACCGCGAGGCCCTTGGGACCGCCTTCCATCTTGTTGTCCGAGTTGACCGCCCGAAAGGTCTTTTCGTCGCCAACAATCGTTTGTGCCGACGGCACCTGGCTCCATCGCAAGCCGAAGTGACTTCGTCGCGGTTCATAAACGCTGAAGAAGTTTCCGCCGGCGTTGGTCACGATCAGATGGTTGGTCCGCGGAGTGAATGCTACCGAATGAGGATAACGTAAACTCTCGTCATTAATGATCGCGATGGGCTCCGCGCCGTACCTTAGCTTGCCGCCCGTAAGAATCCGGTTGCGCCGTTGAAAAATGCTCACGGATCCGTTGCCGTGATTTGCAATGGCAAGCCATCGTCCGCATTGCGAGAAAGCGAGGCCATCCGGGTAGAAGATACTCCAATGCGTCAGTTCGAATTCGGGCCTCAATGCGAAGCGGATGGGGGAATTTGAAATTTTTGGGTAGAATGAAATGCTGCTCGAACCCAGATTGCACGCTGCAAGATAATCGTTGACCGGCGGGACGAAAGAAACGCCGTCCGAGTGTGTGAGCTTTGCTTCTGCTCCGCTGATTTCAAAGACGGGTTCGGGGCCTTTAACGCCGTTTGCTCGAAACAGCGCAAGCGCTCCAGTTCGCTGCGCCACTGCCAGCAATTCATCAGACCCGCACATCGAAAACGAGAGATCATGGGGGTAATCGAGGCCGCCCAGCCGGATGTACGGTGTGTCTTCAAAACTTCCGTTTCCTGTTCGCCGATACAGCAACACCGCATTCGTATCTGCGGTGGCGACCCCAAGCGTGTCGCCTGATGTCGAAAAAGCCAGTCCTTCAAAACGCTCTGATTTTCCTTCCGGCCACAAATTTTGAACGGAATCCGGCGTTTCATTGATCTTGAGTTTGAAGCCTGGTGACGATGACGATACGCCGCTCAATTCGTCTATTTTTTCTCGCAGCCGGTTCGTGATGACCCCCGGCAATGCCCGCAGCATCTGGCGTGGCGCCCGGATTCTCGCAATATCGTGCTTCAGTCTTTCAATTTCGGCCGTCTGGTTTTGGAACTCTGCACTGCTTGCCGTCTGCGCGCGTCTGAGACTCTGCGTTGCATGCTCCGCTGCCGCCCACCGGCTGATCTTGTGGGACAGCGCGGATCGTACTGCGGCAGAGGCAGTCTCATAGAGCGGCACGATCTCGACGTTTTCCCTTACGAGGTCGAGCCGTGTCTTGCCGGTCAGGCCTGCGAAATGATGAATGACAGGATCGGTTGCCATGGCGATGCCGGGGATCGAATTCCAGACTGGATCGAGATGTCCGACATGCGCGCGATCAAGCTCGTTGGCGACGTTGGGTCCGTTGCCGAGTGGTTCATTGTAACCGAGCATTGTGAGGAGAGCGGCCTGTTCGAGCCACGGATGGGTCATCTTTCCACGCAGGGCGAGCAGGCGCGTGAAAAACTCCAGCGACCATTCAGATCGGCGGATCAGATAGACGCCGGCGTTGTAGTGAGGCGGAAAGGGTGCTCCATCGAGCTGCGTGGTCTCCGGTCCATGCCAGGACACCAGAAGATCAGCGTCCGGTTGGACGTCCTCCAGAATATCGCGATCGGTCCGCAGGATCAGCGCGTCAATGTCCAGCCACAGAACAAAATCAAAATCGCGTCGCAGGGCGGCTAGGATCGCCGGAACCTTCATCCAGGAGTCCGTGATCTCCGAGCCATCCGGCCTGTGGACGATCAACTCGTATCCATGGCGGACTGCAAAGGCCTCCATTCTTGGAAGCGTCAGGGTGGCGAGCTTGGCAAATTCGTCACCTTGGTATGCCGTTACGATGCAGCAGCGGAGCATTGAACAGAGCTTCCTGTTGGGTTGCAGACGGGGGCAACCGGGCTAGATCCGCATGCATAGTGCAGGAAACTCTCGGTGCAACAAGCTGGCTAGCCGCTTTGCCGGGCGTCAGGCTAGAGCCTTCCCAGATGCTCGAATCCGCAAAGGGGGCATTCTGCCGAGATAAATGGTCGGAGCGAGAGGATTCGAACCTCCGACCCCTAGTCCCCCAGACTAGTGCGCTAACCGGGCTGCGCTACGCTCCGAACCGTGCCAAGAGGCACCGATGCTGTAGCCTCCTTCAGGCCACCGCGCAAGAAGGGGAGGACCCGCGATTTATTTATGGTGTCGCGGCCCCATTTTCCGGGGCCGAGCCTGACCGCAGATGCGCCCCGGATCGACATCGCCACAGTCGCCGCATGACCGGCGAATGATCTAAAATTCCTGCGATTCGCCGGGGAGCTTCCATGAACGAGATTTTGATTTCCGCCTGCCAGATGTTTCTCATCCCGGCAACGATCCTCTTCGCCGCAGTTGGTGTCGCGAACAGCCAGGGCCTGAAGCTGCTCGTTTGCCTCTTGGGAGTGGCGACCGCGGGGCTGTGGATCTATCGCGTCTGGTACTGGGCAGGCCTGTCGCTGATCGACCGCAGGACGGCGCTTGGACTGGCCGGTCTTTACGGCCTCGCATGGGTTTTCACGCTTCTGATCCAGCTCAAGAACACGGTCAGCCCGGGATACAATCGGCGCTGATCGGCCGTAGCGCGAGATTATCTAAGCTTCCCCCGGGCAGCGACGGGGAGGATGCCGACGATTTCATCGCCGCGGACCATGACGACTTCATCGGACATGTTCACGACAACGCAGACATGGTTCGGCACGATACGGACGACGTCGCCCACCGACGGCCGCGTGTTGCTTTTCGTCAGATCGAGAAAACCATGCTCCTCGGCGAAGCGGGCAATCCTGGCTTCCGGATGTTCGAGGATCAGCCCGTACCCGTCGAGCCCGCCGGTGTCGGCTGTGAGCGTCTTTGAACCTGCATCGAGAATCCCGCGATCGGGCGCGGCGCGGCTGACCACGGTTGAATAGACGTGCAGGGCGCAGTCGTCCCACGTGGCCACGCCGGCGGCGACCTGCATACGATCGTTGTAGATGTAGGTGCCGGGCCGATGCTCCGTCGCGCCTTTGAGCTTGCCGACGTTTTTCAGGTTTGGCGATCCGCCGGTTGAAACGATGGCCGGATCGAGCCCCAACTGTCGAAGGCCCGCCAACGCGTCGTCATGGAAGCGCTGAGCCTCGGTCCAGCCCGTTTCGGTTGGATACATCAGCAGCCCGGCGAACGAGAGTCCCGGCGTGCCGGCAATCTGGCTGGCGAGTGCGATGACCTCCGCAGGCGTCTCGACGCCGGCACGTTTGCGGCCGGTGTCGCACTCGATCACGACCGGCAGGGCGCGTCCGGCAGCCGCCGCCGCGGCCGGCAATCCGGCGATGACGACAGCATTGTCCGCCGCGACCGTGACGTTCGTCTTGGCCCGCAGCGCGCCGAGGCGCGCCATTTTTTCTTCGCCGATCAGGTTGTAGCTGATGAGGATGTCGTCGATGCCGGCTTGCGCCATCACTTCCGCTTCGCCCAGCTTCTGGCAGGTGATGCCTTTCGCGCCCGCCTTGATCTGAAGTTGCGCGAGGAGGGGGCTTTTGTGGGTCTTGATATGGGGCCGGTTGGCGACGCCTGCACCATCGCAGACTTTCTGAGCGCGCGCGATGTTGCGTTCGACGCGATCCATATCGATGACAAGGGCCGGCGTTCCGTATTCACGAGCGATCTTCAAGGCGAGCGGGCTGGTCAAGATTGGTTCTCCTTCTTCAGCAAACAACGGTATTGCGGAGTTGGAGCGTGGTCCAACATTTCCGATCCGCACCTGAAAGATAGCGGGTTAAAGACGGAGGATTGTCCTGGTCATCGTGCCCCTCAAGGAGTGGAGAGAGATGAACCGGAAATCCAGACCGAAGCTCGAGCGGATACGTGAACGGGGCTTCGGCGCGCTACGCGCACCACATTCGACCGAGGAGGGGATCCCGAGTGGTGCTGGATGGTACGTGAACGAGCACTTCATTGCTGAGCTATCTCCCTTGAAAGGTATCGCGGAAAAGCCCGTAACATTCCTGGTAGGAAGAGCTCTAAAAGCTGAGCGACGCCAGCCGGCGACCGGCACGGAGTGGATTTACGGCGTTAAACGCGCGGGCCGACTGTCGCCGAGCTGGCGGTCCTCCGAAACGTTCAAGATCATCAACCTAGTTGGGCGGCCCATCTACCCGCGCAGCGAACATGGCAAGCCCTTGGCATTCGGCCACCGGGCTGACAAGTCGCACGACCTCATCAATTCGTGCTTTCAGGCGGCCCAATGGGTTCTGAAACAAGACCAACCAACACGCGAGATGTGGCAGATCTATTCACTCATCCAAAGGCGATCAGGTCAGGGCCATGAAGGTGGACGACGTTAGCGACAAGTTGCAAGAGGCACTTACCGCTTACACGATTCGCACAAGGCCTTTGGGAATTAACTATGGCGTCGATCGTTTATACGCAAAATGAGCGTCTTGATGCGTTGCTGAAAATCGTATGGCAAGAACTGATTAGCAATTTTTTCAATTTTGGTGAGCAACCCAAGCACGAGTGTCTCTTTGATGGGCCAGCCAGCGACAAAATTTCGGTATTCAATGTGCGTGAAACCATGGCACTTCGCGGCCAATCTCATGGCTTCTAAGTTTCCTCCCCATTTTTGCATTGTTTCAAGCGCAAACAACCGATGATGAAGCGTTGGCTGTTTGGCGGCGTACTTAGCAAGATAAAACAGAACCAGAGAATCATCGGCGTCGTCTGACACTGATATATCTGGAAAGATTTTCAGAAGCTCATCTAACGATAGGACACTCCAATAGTTCCTAAGCAGTCGCGCGTATTCGGTCGCATATATTGCTCTATTTTGCGGCGACCCAACACTCATGTTGGAGCCGTTTCGCGCCAGCCTATAGTATGTTAAATTATCCTGAACCACATGGATGTCATAGCCGGCCATGGCAATTCGGAGCCACATATCAAGATCTTGAAGTTGCACGTACCGGCCGTCGAGTGGACCAAGCCGATCAAAGCATTCCCGACGCACCGTAGCGCTTGATGCGCAAAAGACGTTTCCCGAATGGAAAAAATACCTAAGCCACGCATGCCGGTCACGGTTTCTGGCTTGAAAAAGCGATTGGTGACGATTGGTCGCTTGCTTCCATGTTTTTCCGTGCTCATCAATTAAACTTACAAGTGTGAAGACTACCCCACAATTTTGGTTCTTCTCTAAATGATCGACTTGTCGCTTTAGTTTTTCGGGACTCCACGTATCGTCAGAATTAAGAATTGCAACCAAGTTGCCTTTGCAAAAACTAAGGCCTCTCATTGTGGTAGGCCCGCCCAAATTTCGTTGTTCGGCGATAATTTGTATTGAAGGATGCAACACTGACTTGGCAGCCTCAATGGAGCCGTCGCTGGAACCATCGTCAATTACGACAATTTCGTCAGGTGGCAATGTTTGCGCGAGTGCGCTCGTCAGCGTGGCCCGAATGAATTTTTCGTGGTTGTAGAGCGGGACAAAAACGCTAATGGATTTTGTCATTTTTCTAGTATCATGAGAAAAAACTGACCTAATTGCAATTTGTGGTTTGGCCTACTCTTCGAAAGGTTGCTGGATGTCACCGGAGCTCGTCAGTTATAAAGCCAACGGATTCTTTGTAGCAAAAGGCTTGTTGGAGGAAAAGTCCGTCCAGCGGTTAATGCAGTCAATGCAGAAGACTGTTACCGATCAGTTGCGCGCTTTATCAGCTTCGGCAGAGGAAGATGGCCTATTTCCCGCATTGAAGGCTCTGCACCGTATCGATATCCAGCGATATAAAAAGGTCGTGGGCGCGCTGTGGCGAAAGGAAGAGGCGTTCAAACTCGCGCACGATAAGAATATCACGGACTTTCTAAGGGAGAAGTTCGGCTGGCATGACATATTCTTGCCTGGCGGACAGGTCGCACTTATCATGTCCGACGAACTGAAAATTCCAAATGGGTATTTCGGTTTTGTGACCCACCAGGACTTTCCATCGGTTCAAGGCAGCCTCGACGGGGTCGTGGTTTGGTTTCCACTGGTTAATGTGGATCGGAGCAACTTCCCGCTTGA is from Afipia massiliensis and encodes:
- a CDS encoding D-TA family PLP-dependent enzyme; its protein translation is MTSPLALKIAREYGTPALVIDMDRVERNIARAQKVCDGAGVANRPHIKTHKSPLLAQLQIKAGAKGITCQKLGEAEVMAQAGIDDILISYNLIGEEKMARLGALRAKTNVTVAADNAVVIAGLPAAAAAAGRALPVVIECDTGRKRAGVETPAEVIALASQIAGTPGLSFAGLLMYPTETGWTEAQRFHDDALAGLRQLGLDPAIVSTGGSPNLKNVGKLKGATEHRPGTYIYNDRMQVAAGVATWDDCALHVYSTVVSRAAPDRGILDAGSKTLTADTGGLDGYGLILEHPEARIARFAEEHGFLDLTKSNTRPSVGDVVRIVPNHVCVVVNMSDEVVMVRGDEIVGILPVAARGKLR
- a CDS encoding putative nucleotide-diphospho-sugar transferase, whose protein sequence is MLRCCIVTAYQGDEFAKLATLTLPRMEAFAVRHGYELIVHRPDGSEITDSWMKVPAILAALRRDFDFVLWLDIDALILRTDRDILEDVQPDADLLVSWHGPETTQLDGAPFPPHYNAGVYLIRRSEWSLEFFTRLLALRGKMTHPWLEQAALLTMLGYNEPLGNGPNVANELDRAHVGHLDPVWNSIPGIAMATDPVIHHFAGLTGKTRLDLVRENVEIVPLYETASAAVRSALSHKISRWAAAEHATQSLRRAQTASSAEFQNQTAEIERLKHDIARIRAPRQMLRALPGVITNRLREKIDELSGVSSSSPGFKLKINETPDSVQNLWPEGKSERFEGLAFSTSGDTLGVATADTNAVLLYRRTGNGSFEDTPYIRLGGLDYPHDLSFSMCGSDELLAVAQRTGALALFRANGVKGPEPVFEISGAEAKLTHSDGVSFVPPVNDYLAACNLGSSSISFYPKISNSPIRFALRPEFELTHWSIFYPDGLAFSQCGRWLAIANHGNGSVSIFQRRNRILTGGKLRYGAEPIAIINDESLRYPHSVAFTPRTNHLIVTNAGGNFFSVYEPRRSHFGLRWSQVPSAQTIVGDEKTFRAVNSDNKMEGGPKGLAVHGNNIAVCSPEIGIKIYSFQEA
- a CDS encoding MerR family transcriptional regulator, with product MDKAPDAFRTISEVADDLDVPQHVLRFWETRFNQIKPMKRSGGRRYYRPDDVNLLRGIRRLLYGEGYTIRGVQRILREHGIKSVQSLTDGSADHATALFDGPSFDGEKDDHAPDLASPDIDGDDELDSHESIEGPERDYTAPLALRDLGPPLSDMAPPKAVMPKPVQPVPANGPSGAEAYAPPSVRKSARPTDRGKLQEALDDLIGARALIDRVLKDN
- a CDS encoding phytanoyl-CoA dioxygenase family protein, with product MSPELVSYKANGFFVAKGLLEEKSVQRLMQSMQKTVTDQLRALSASAEEDGLFPALKALHRIDIQRYKKVVGALWRKEEAFKLAHDKNITDFLREKFGWHDIFLPGGQVALIMSDELKIPNGYFGFVTHQDFPSVQGSLDGVVVWFPLVNVDRSNFPLEVIPQSHRLGLLPTIKHGESTWEVNPDAYNQEEFVPIEVDVGDVIFMSVFTIHRSSINGAPGRFRLAMSTRFDNGDEPTFVDRVYPTAYTRSVQREQYFEGFPTPAQVKAVFGS
- a CDS encoding glycosyltransferase family 2 protein, which codes for MTKSISVFVPLYNHEKFIRATLTSALAQTLPPDEIVVIDDGSSDGSIEAAKSVLHPSIQIIAEQRNLGGPTTMRGLSFCKGNLVAILNSDDTWSPEKLKRQVDHLEKNQNCGVVFTLVSLIDEHGKTWKQATNRHQSLFQARNRDRHAWLRYFFHSGNVFCASSATVRRECFDRLGPLDGRYVQLQDLDMWLRIAMAGYDIHVVQDNLTYYRLARNGSNMSVGSPQNRAIYATEYARLLRNYWSVLSLDELLKIFPDISVSDDADDSLVLFYLAKYAAKQPTLHHRLFALETMQKWGGNLEAMRLAAKCHGFTHIEYRNFVAGWPIKETLVLGLLTKIEKIANQFLPYDFQQRIKTLILRINDRRHS